From the Micromonospora sediminicola genome, one window contains:
- a CDS encoding type I polyketide synthase: protein MSVSLDEVVGALRASLLDNQKLRQQNQHLTDRLTEPVAIIGMSCRFPGGVRSPDQLWELVDAGRDAMAPFPADRGWDLDALYDTDPTSRGTSYVRDGGFLPDAGHFDPAFFGISPREALAMDPQQRLLLETAWEAFESAGVDPTGLRGAPTGVYAATSSQGDYAALLTGVGGGVEGYLGTGSAAAVASGRIAYALGLEGPAVTVDTACSSSLVALHLACQALRLGECTLALAGGVSVMATPTVFVEFSRQRGLSTDGRCKSFAAAADGTGWSEGVGMLLVERLSDARRHGHPVLAVVRGTAVNQDGASSGLTAPNGPAQRRVIRAALANAGLTAAEVDVVEAHGTGTTLGDPIEAQALLATYGQDRDTPLLLGSVKSNIGHTQAAAGVAGIIKMVLAMRHGRLPATLHVDRPTPHVDWSAGAVELLTDARPWPATDRPRRAGVSAFGVSGTNAHAVLEQAPPDAPAAPADAGPGGSATHAGQVRPDGAHTAPPAPWLVSARSAPALAGQARRLLDHLAAHPDLRPADVAYSLLTTRAALPHRAAVTGDDAAALRAGLRAVAEDRPAPGVVRGVARPAGKLAVLFPGQGAQRPGMGADLHRRFPAFAAAFDEVAAELDRHLSRPLREVVFAGPDTAEATLLDRTEFTQPALFAYQVAAYRLVTAWGVRPAHLLGHSVGELAAAHVAGVLSLPDAATLVAARARLMQALPAGGAMLAVRASAAEVAPLLDHRVALAAVNGPESVVLSGDEDAVLAAGEQLAARGRRTRRLRVGHAFHSARMDDVLAEFRVVAEKLTWHPPTVPIVSDRTGEPLTAAQATDPCYWVEHVRDTVRFQPAVATLAAAGTGTYLDLGPDAALTALARECLPDVEPAAFVPAARREMSEPAALLAAVAAVDLRGAGVRWPALFADTDATRVDLPTYAFQHERFWPDPIRFDLAPRPADPADGEFWAAADRGDPAALAALLGLDDDAAGALEELLPALSGYRDRRRRAATLDGLRYRIGWTPADPPTGVPPGGPCLVVGPPGDLLTAVTEAVRAEGLDPVPVPAGADPGAALRDRLVEVTPTRVVLLATPTGAAGDGAASAGVAGDGVTSAGAAGDGVTSAGAAGDGAMSTAPGTDALAGTIAVVRALTEAGVTAPLWCVTRGAVATGAGDPAPDPAAATVWGLGRVLALEHPRLWGGLLDLPAGAEATAADPAPATPGSDLALLARVVAGDGAEDQLAVRAGGLRARRLERAPAAPERPWRPDGAVLVHGDAPVRRAHLLPRLADAGATHLLLVGPAVPDTDAPTGVDVTVVDGVEALPAALERLAAAGTPVRTVLHVADAGGAGEPVAAADPHRVADRVGAQLAAVARLDAACAGHAVDEFLVFVSTAATWGGGGAAVAAATGAGLAALAARRRAGGRPATTVAWAPWSGETADPEQLRRRGVRPLDPETALDALARVAAGRNGDPDTDGGGDLLTVGGNAHLGTDGGRDEIAVADIDWPAFVPAFTAVRPAPLLRGVSDAVAGTDAAAPAAGPSDPARALRDRLAAVPAGDRLPILLDLVRAQAATVLGHAGPGAVEPDRDFLELGFDSLTALELRDALRQETGVELSATLLFDHPTPDALAGHLLGLILGDGAGAAPADAATPEGAGGLLGGLFRQPKARADAAGYAELLVKLAQFRPSFTSPAELTRPAGILRLAEGPATPVVCCCTMSLLSGAHEYARLAAGMRGRRNVWALPNPGFGVGEELPADLDALLRVHADTVLRAVGPGAFVLAGHSGGAMVANLLAAELDRQGRAPAAVVLMDTYPPGSEVLGGWTSQLLDGMVERDSAYTPMDDHRATAWAGYLPLFLDWRPAPMSAATLLVRASEPLGEWTGEPDGWRSVWPYPHETRDAAGDHFTMVGERGPELAVTVDGWLAERGL, encoded by the coding sequence ATGAGCGTCTCGCTGGACGAGGTGGTGGGCGCGTTGCGCGCGTCCCTGCTGGACAACCAGAAACTCCGGCAGCAGAACCAGCACCTCACCGACCGCCTCACCGAACCGGTGGCGATCATCGGGATGAGCTGCCGGTTCCCCGGCGGCGTGCGCTCGCCCGACCAGCTCTGGGAGCTGGTCGACGCCGGCCGCGACGCGATGGCCCCGTTCCCCGCCGACCGGGGCTGGGACCTCGACGCGCTCTACGACACCGACCCGACCAGCCGCGGCACCTCCTACGTCCGCGACGGCGGCTTCCTGCCCGATGCCGGCCACTTCGACCCGGCGTTCTTCGGCATCAGCCCGCGCGAGGCCCTCGCCATGGACCCGCAGCAGCGGCTGCTGCTGGAGACCGCGTGGGAGGCGTTCGAGTCCGCCGGCGTCGACCCGACCGGGCTGCGTGGCGCGCCCACCGGCGTCTACGCGGCCACCAGCAGCCAGGGCGACTACGCCGCGCTGCTCACCGGCGTCGGCGGCGGCGTCGAGGGCTACCTCGGCACCGGCAGCGCCGCCGCCGTGGCCAGCGGCCGGATCGCGTACGCGCTGGGCCTGGAAGGGCCGGCGGTCACCGTGGACACCGCCTGCTCGTCGTCCCTGGTCGCGCTGCACCTGGCCTGCCAGGCGCTGCGGCTGGGGGAGTGCACCCTCGCGCTGGCCGGCGGGGTGTCCGTGATGGCCACCCCGACCGTGTTCGTCGAGTTCTCCCGCCAGCGTGGCCTGTCCACCGACGGGCGGTGCAAGTCGTTCGCCGCCGCCGCCGACGGCACCGGCTGGTCCGAGGGCGTCGGCATGCTGCTGGTCGAACGGCTCTCCGACGCCCGCCGCCACGGCCACCCCGTGCTCGCCGTGGTGCGCGGCACCGCGGTCAACCAGGACGGCGCCAGCAGCGGACTCACCGCGCCCAACGGGCCCGCCCAACGCCGGGTCATCCGGGCCGCGCTGGCCAACGCCGGGCTCACCGCCGCCGAGGTGGACGTGGTGGAGGCGCACGGCACCGGCACCACGCTCGGCGACCCGATCGAGGCCCAGGCGCTGCTGGCCACGTACGGGCAGGACCGGGACACGCCGCTGCTGCTCGGCTCGGTCAAGTCGAACATCGGCCACACCCAGGCCGCCGCCGGCGTCGCCGGCATCATCAAGATGGTCCTCGCCATGCGGCACGGCCGGCTCCCGGCCACCCTGCACGTCGACCGGCCCACCCCGCACGTCGACTGGTCCGCCGGCGCGGTGGAGCTGCTGACCGACGCCCGCCCGTGGCCGGCGACCGACCGGCCCCGCCGGGCCGGCGTCTCCGCGTTCGGCGTCAGCGGCACCAACGCCCACGCGGTCCTGGAACAGGCGCCCCCGGACGCGCCGGCGGCACCGGCCGACGCCGGACCGGGAGGCTCCGCCACCCACGCCGGCCAGGTCCGCCCCGACGGCGCCCACACCGCGCCGCCCGCACCATGGCTGGTGTCCGCCCGCTCCGCGCCGGCCCTCGCCGGACAGGCCCGGCGACTGCTGGACCACCTCGCCGCCCACCCCGACCTGCGCCCGGCCGACGTGGCGTACTCGCTGCTCACCACCCGGGCGGCGCTGCCACACCGGGCCGCGGTCACCGGCGACGACGCGGCGGCGCTGCGCGCCGGCCTGCGCGCGGTCGCCGAGGACCGGCCCGCCCCCGGCGTGGTGCGCGGCGTGGCCCGGCCCGCCGGCAAGCTCGCCGTCCTCTTCCCCGGCCAGGGCGCCCAGCGACCCGGGATGGGCGCCGACCTGCACCGCCGGTTCCCGGCCTTCGCCGCCGCGTTCGACGAGGTGGCCGCCGAACTCGACCGGCACCTGAGCCGCCCGCTGCGCGAGGTGGTCTTCGCCGGCCCGGACACCGCCGAGGCGACGCTGCTCGACCGCACCGAGTTCACCCAACCCGCGCTCTTCGCCTACCAGGTCGCCGCGTACCGGCTGGTCACCGCGTGGGGCGTACGCCCGGCCCACCTGCTCGGCCACTCGGTCGGTGAGCTGGCCGCCGCGCACGTCGCCGGCGTGCTGTCGCTGCCGGACGCGGCCACCCTGGTCGCCGCCCGGGCCCGGCTCATGCAGGCGCTGCCGGCCGGCGGGGCGATGCTCGCGGTCCGCGCGTCCGCCGCCGAGGTGGCGCCGCTGCTCGACCACCGGGTGGCCCTGGCCGCGGTGAACGGTCCCGAGTCGGTGGTGCTCTCCGGCGACGAGGACGCCGTACTCGCCGCCGGCGAACAGCTCGCCGCGCGCGGCCGGCGGACCCGCCGGTTGCGGGTCGGCCACGCCTTCCACTCCGCCCGGATGGACGACGTGCTGGCCGAGTTCCGGGTGGTCGCGGAGAAGCTCACCTGGCACCCGCCGACCGTGCCGATCGTCTCCGACCGCACCGGCGAACCGCTCACCGCCGCGCAGGCCACCGACCCCTGCTACTGGGTGGAGCACGTCCGGGACACCGTACGGTTCCAACCCGCCGTGGCCACCCTGGCCGCCGCCGGGACCGGCACCTACCTGGACCTCGGCCCGGACGCGGCGCTCACCGCCCTGGCCCGCGAGTGCCTGCCCGACGTCGAGCCGGCCGCGTTCGTGCCGGCGGCCCGCCGCGAGATGTCCGAGCCGGCCGCCCTGCTCGCCGCGGTCGCCGCCGTGGACCTGCGCGGCGCCGGCGTACGCTGGCCGGCGCTGTTCGCCGACACCGACGCCACCCGGGTCGACCTGCCCACGTACGCGTTCCAGCACGAGCGGTTCTGGCCCGACCCGATCCGGTTCGACCTGGCGCCGCGCCCCGCCGACCCGGCCGACGGCGAGTTCTGGGCCGCCGCCGACCGGGGTGACCCGGCCGCGCTGGCCGCCCTGCTCGGGCTCGACGACGACGCCGCCGGTGCGCTCGAGGAGCTGCTGCCCGCCCTGTCCGGCTACCGCGACCGCCGCCGTCGCGCGGCCACCCTCGACGGACTGCGTTACCGGATCGGCTGGACCCCGGCCGACCCGCCGACCGGCGTCCCCCCGGGCGGGCCGTGCCTGGTCGTCGGCCCACCCGGCGACCTGCTGACGGCGGTGACCGAGGCGGTACGCGCCGAGGGCCTCGACCCGGTGCCGGTGCCGGCCGGCGCCGACCCGGGTGCCGCGCTGCGCGACCGGCTCGTCGAGGTCACACCGACCCGGGTGGTCCTCCTGGCCACTCCGACCGGCGCTGCCGGTGACGGCGCCGCCTCGGCCGGCGTTGCTGGCGACGGCGTCACCTCGGCCGGCGCTGCCGGTGACGGCGTCACCTCGGCCGGCGCCGCCGGCGACGGCGCCATGTCCACGGCGCCCGGCACGGACGCCCTCGCCGGCACGATCGCCGTGGTGCGGGCGCTGACCGAGGCCGGCGTCACCGCTCCGCTGTGGTGCGTCACCCGGGGCGCGGTCGCCACCGGCGCCGGTGACCCGGCGCCCGACCCCGCCGCCGCGACCGTCTGGGGCCTCGGCCGGGTGCTGGCGCTGGAACACCCCCGCCTCTGGGGCGGCCTGCTCGACCTGCCCGCCGGCGCCGAGGCGACCGCCGCCGACCCGGCCCCGGCCACCCCAGGCTCCGATCTCGCCCTGCTGGCCCGGGTGGTCGCCGGTGACGGCGCCGAGGACCAGCTCGCCGTGCGAGCCGGCGGGCTGCGCGCCCGTCGCCTGGAACGCGCCCCGGCCGCTCCCGAGCGGCCCTGGCGGCCGGACGGCGCGGTGCTCGTGCACGGCGACGCCCCGGTGCGTCGCGCGCACCTGCTGCCCCGGCTCGCCGACGCGGGCGCGACCCACCTGCTGCTGGTCGGCCCGGCGGTGCCCGACACCGACGCGCCGACCGGGGTCGACGTGACCGTCGTGGACGGCGTCGAGGCGCTGCCCGCCGCGCTGGAGCGGCTGGCCGCGGCCGGCACGCCGGTGCGTACCGTGCTGCACGTGGCCGACGCCGGCGGGGCCGGCGAGCCGGTCGCGGCGGCCGACCCGCACCGGGTGGCCGACCGGGTCGGCGCGCAGCTGGCCGCGGTGGCCCGGCTCGACGCCGCGTGCGCCGGCCACGCGGTCGACGAGTTCCTGGTCTTCGTCTCCACGGCCGCCACCTGGGGCGGCGGTGGCGCGGCGGTGGCCGCGGCCACCGGCGCCGGGCTCGCCGCGCTGGCCGCCCGCCGCCGCGCCGGGGGGCGGCCGGCCACGACGGTGGCCTGGGCGCCGTGGAGCGGCGAGACCGCCGACCCGGAGCAGCTGCGCCGGCGGGGTGTCCGCCCGCTGGACCCGGAGACCGCGCTCGACGCGCTGGCCCGCGTCGCCGCCGGCCGGAACGGCGACCCCGACACCGACGGCGGCGGCGACCTGCTCACCGTCGGCGGGAACGCCCACCTCGGCACCGACGGCGGGCGGGACGAGATCGCCGTCGCCGACATCGACTGGCCCGCGTTCGTGCCCGCGTTCACCGCGGTGCGGCCGGCCCCGCTGCTGCGTGGCGTGTCCGACGCCGTCGCCGGGACGGACGCGGCCGCGCCCGCCGCCGGACCGTCCGACCCGGCGCGGGCGTTGCGGGACCGGTTGGCCGCCGTGCCCGCCGGCGACCGGCTGCCGATCCTGCTGGACCTGGTCCGGGCGCAGGCGGCCACCGTGCTCGGGCACGCCGGGCCGGGCGCGGTCGAGCCGGACCGCGACTTCCTGGAACTGGGCTTCGACTCGCTGACCGCGCTCGAGCTGCGCGACGCGCTGCGCCAGGAGACCGGCGTGGAGCTGTCCGCCACGCTGCTCTTCGACCACCCCACCCCGGACGCGCTGGCCGGGCACTTGCTCGGCCTGATCCTCGGCGACGGGGCCGGCGCCGCGCCCGCCGACGCCGCCACCCCGGAGGGGGCCGGTGGCCTGCTCGGCGGGCTGTTCCGCCAGCCCAAGGCGCGCGCCGACGCCGCCGGCTACGCCGAACTGCTGGTCAAGCTGGCCCAGTTCCGGCCCAGCTTCACCTCCCCGGCCGAGCTGACCCGCCCGGCCGGGATCCTGCGTCTCGCCGAGGGTCCCGCCACCCCCGTCGTCTGCTGCTGCACGATGTCGCTGCTGTCCGGGGCGCACGAGTACGCCCGCCTGGCCGCCGGCATGCGCGGCCGGCGCAACGTGTGGGCGTTGCCCAACCCCGGCTTCGGGGTCGGCGAGGAACTGCCCGCCGACCTCGACGCGCTGCTGCGGGTGCACGCGGACACCGTGCTGCGCGCCGTCGGCCCCGGCGCGTTCGTCCTCGCCGGGCACTCCGGCGGCGCGATGGTGGCCAACCTGCTCGCCGCCGAGCTGGACCGGCAGGGCCGCGCCCCGGCCGCGGTGGTGCTGATGGACACCTACCCGCCCGGCAGCGAGGTGCTCGGCGGCTGGACGTCGCAGCTGCTCGACGGGATGGTCGAGCGGGACAGCGCGTACACCCCGATGGACGACCACCGGGCCACCGCCTGGGCCGGCTACCTGCCGCTGTTCCTCGACTGGCGGCCCGCGCCGATGTCCGCCGCCACATTGCTGGTGCGGGCCAGCGAGCCGCTGGGGGAGTGGACCGGGGAACCGGACGGATGGCGGTCGGTGTGGCCGTACCCGCACGAGACGCGGGACGCGGCCGGCGACCACTTCACCATGGTCGGCGAACGCGGCCCGGAACTCGCCGTGACCGTGGACGGCTGGCTCGCGGAACGGGGTCTGTGA